A window of Kineococcus sp. NBC_00420 genomic DNA:
AGTAGTTCTGCCAGAACCGCACCGGCGACGGGTCGGCGTAGGGCACGACCATCTCCGCGATCGAGGCCCGGTACACCACGTCGCGACGGGCCTCCGGGTCCGGTCCGGTGACGTCGGCGACGGAGAGCTGGTGCAGGGTCAGCCCCTCCCGCGGGTCGAAACCGACCCGGACCTTCCAGCCCTGCCAGGTGACGACGTCGCCGTCGACGGAGAAGCTCGGACCCTCGGGTTGGGTGATCGAGATGGGTTTGAGGTCGGTGCGTTCCGGCTGGGCGTGCGGGGCCTCGTTCCAGTTCCCCGTCTGCTGCGGGACGGTGAACCGCTGGTGGTCCAGGACGTGCAGGACCTTCTGGGCGGAGAGGTCGACGTAGGCGACGACCCCGTCGACGGGGTGCGCCCAGGGCAGCGCCTGCGCGTCCGGCTGCTGGAACGCGAACACCCGCATGATGCGGGAGGCGCCCGGGTCGGTCGCGGGGATGTCGTCGTAGTGACCGGCCGAGAGCGGGACGGTCACGACGTCGGAGACGGTGAGGCCACGGGCGGCGAGGGCGGCGACCCAGCGTTCGTCGACCGCGACGATCGGGTCGATCGCCGCGAACTCCTCCTCGAGGATCGGGACGTGTCCCTGCGTCGGGCCGTCGACGGTGTGGTCGGAGAGGACCCGGTGCTCCGACAGCGAGATCCGCACGTCGCGCCCGACGCCGGTCGCGGTGTCCAGCAGCAGCGCTCGGACGGTCCGCGAGATCGGGTCGCCGGGGGAGAACGCGAGGACCTCGGCCTTGGGGGGTTCCAGCAGCCCGAGGTAGGCGAACCGCGTCGTCGGGGTCAGGGTGTCGGCCAGCAGTTCGCGGGTCGCGTCGATCTCGCCCGCGCTCAGGCGGTCGAGGGGGTGGTCCGGACCCGAGGTCAGCGAGAGGTCGGTGGGGGTGTCGAGCAGGCTCATGCGTGGTCCTCCGTGGCGGACGTGGAACGGATCTGCGCGGGCACCTCGGCACCCGCGTCGAGGGCGGCTTCGAACTCGGAGACGGCCATCGGGTCGGCGCTGGGTTTGAGCGCTCCGACGAGCGGGCCCACGAGGTAGGAGGCGATCGTCAGGACGAGGAAGACGGCGCCGACGGTCCACCCGCCGACGAGCAACCCGAAGTTCGTCGCCGTGAGGTAGGCGGTGAAACCGAGCCCCACGACCCCGACGGCCGGGGCGACCCTGGTGTTCCAGACGCGGTTGTCGACGCGGTTGCGCGCGAAGAACACCAGGACGGCGACGCAGGTCAGCAGCATCAGCAGGATGAACCCGAGCGTCGCGACGCCCGACATCCACGTGTAGACCTGCAGGATCGGGTCCAGGCCGGCCGCGACGAAGACCGCGACGAGGACGACCGAGGCCCCCGTCTGCAGCAGCGAGGCGACGTGCGGGGAGTGGTGGCGGTGGTGGCTGCGCCCCCACGAGCGCGGCAGGACGCCCGTGTTGGCCATGGAGAACACGTAGCGGTTGATGACGTTGTGGAAGGACAGCACGCAGGCGAAGAGGCTGGTCAGCAGCAGCGCCTGGACCACGTCGCCGGCGACCCTACCCACGTAGTCGGTCGCGGTCCGCACGACCATGCCCTCGGGGTCGCTGCCCGCCTCCGCGACCGCCCCCTGGTCGCCCCAGGCCGAGACGATCGACCACGCGGACAGCGTGTAGAAGACCCCGATGAGGGCCAGCGAGGCGTAGGTCGCGCGGGGGATGGTCTTGTCGGGGTCGCGCGCCTCGTCGCGGAAGACCGCGGTGCACTCGAACCCGATGAACCCGGCGAGGGCGAACATCAGGCCGATGCCGGGGGCGCCGGACGCGATCCCGGACGGGGTGATCGACGCGGTCGAGAAACCCTCGTCCCCGCCGCCGGAGAGGACGACGCCCGCGTCGACCACGAGGACGATCCCGATCTCCGCGACGAGCAGGACGCCGAGGACCTTGCTGGAGAGGTCGATGTGGCGGAACCCGAGCAACCCGACGACGGCGATCGAGAGACCCGCCCACACCCACCAGGGGAGGTCGGGCCCGCCGAGGTCGTCGTGCACGACCCCACCCAGCGCCGCACCGAGGTAGCCGTACACCGCGGCCTGGATGGTCTGGTAGGTCAGCAGGGCGAGGAACGAACCGCCGAGGCCGTGCAGCCGGCCGAGGCCGGCGCCGATGTAGGTGTAGAACGCACCGGCGTTCGGGACGTAGCGGGTCATCGCCACGAAACCCACGGCGAAGAAGAACAGGATGACCGCGCCGATCGCGTACATCGCGGGGTACCCGGCGCCGTTGCCGATGCTGATGCCGATCGGGACGCTGCCGCCGACGACGGTCAGCGGGGCCGCCGCCGCGACGACCATGAAGACGATCGAGCCGACGCCGAGCTTCCCGCTCAGCCGACGTTCCTCGACCGGGGGCGCAACGGTGCTGTTCGTCGTGGACGCCATGACGCTCCTCAGGAGGGCCTGCGGGCGGTCGGCCGACCGCCCGCACCGATCCTCGCGGGCTCCGGTTTCCACGACGTTGCCCGCGTGTGACGAGGGGTTCCACCGATCGGGACGGGATCTCGCCCGCCGTCCCGTTCGCCGCGCACGAGGCGAAACACCCGCGCAACACCGACGAAACACGGGCCGGGCACGGTGCCCTCGTGAGGTCCTCGTGACGGTACCGGTGCTGCGTCCCACCTCCCCGGTCACCGGGTTGCGCCGTCGACGCCTCGGCCCGCTCGAGGTGCTCGCGCAGTCCGTCGCAGCCACCGCACCCGCCGCCGCGATGGCCACCTCGCCGGGGCAGGCGTTCGCCCTCGCCGGTGCCCCGCCCTCGGCCCTGGCCTACCTCGCGGCCACCGTCGTCGTGCTCCTCGTGAGTTCCTCCGTCGGGCAGTTCAGCCGGCGGATGGTCGCCCCGGGTTCGCTGTACTCCTTCACCGCCAAGGGGCTCGGCGGGACGGCGGCCACCATCGCGGGAGGTGCCCTCGTCGTGGGGTACGGGTTCCTCGTCGCGGGGGCGTTGACGGGGGCGGCGACCTCCGGCGTCGCGCTCATGGAGAAGGTGGCGCCCGGGGTTTCCGGACCGGTTCCCGTCGTTCTCACGATCACGCTGCTCGGAGTTCTCGTCGCGGGTTTCTCGGTCCGGGGGGCGGGGGTCTCGGCCCGGCTGGGACTGGCCCTGGAGGTCGTCTCGATCTCGATCGTCGTCGTGGTCCTGGGGATCGCACTCGCCGCGGCGTTCTCCCGGTACGGCGTCCCGCACCCCTCCGTCGTCCTCGACGGCGGGGGACACCCGTTCGGTCCCGGCGGACAGGGTCTGCTGCTGGCGGTCACGGCCTTCGTCGGTTTCGAGAGCGCCGGGTCGCTGGCCAGCGAGAGCCGTCGACCGCTCTCCGTCGTGCCCCGGGTGGTCCGCTGGACCGCGCTGACCTCCGGCCTGCTCTACGTCCTCGCCGCCGCCGCGCAGGCCGTCGTCTTCGCGGGCACCCCGGGGCTCGGCGGGGTACCGCTCCCGCTGGCCGCCGCAGTGTCGGTGCTCGCCGACCCGACGCTCGCCGCCGTCCTCGAACTCGGGATCCTCGCCTCCTTCGTCGGGTGCGCCTCCGGGTCGCTCACCGCCCTGGTGCGACTCGTGTTCACGATGAGCCGCGAAGGGGTCGTCCCCCGTGCGCTCGGGCGCACGGGACCGCGCGGGACCCCTGCCCTCGCCGTGGTCGTCGCGACGGCCCTCGCCGTGGCGGTCCCCGCAGGGGTCCTGCTGCTCGGGGTCTCCCCGGCCGACACGCTGCGGGGTCTGCTCGTCGTCGGCACCTGCGGCTACGTCGGCGGCTACGTCCTGGTCTGCCTCGCGGCACCGTTCTTCCTGCACCGCATCGGGGAACTGACCGCGCCGCCGGTGGTGGTCGCCGTCGTCGCCTCGCTCGCGCTGGTCGCGGTCCTCGGGGCCTGCACGGCGTGGGCCGTGTCCGCCGGGGGCGGGTGGGTGCTCACCGCGTCCGCGCTGCTGGGCCTCGGCGTCGTGCGGGCCGTCGTGCTGCGGGTGCGGCGGCCGTCGCTGGTCGCCGGGATCGGCCTCTACGACGAGACCGTCCGGCGGGACGTGCTGTCGTGAGCGACCTCACCGGACGCCAGCCGAAGGCGATCACCTCGGCCGTGCACCTGCTCGAGGCCGTCGCCCACGCCGGACCGGGGGTCAGCGCCGCGGAACTGGCCGCGGCGACCGGGATCCCCCGGGCGACGGCCTACCGGCTGCTGAACCTCCTGGTGGCCGAGGAACTGCTCGTCCGGATGCCCGACCTCTCGGGCTTCGCCCTGGGAGCGCGGGTCGGCGCGCTCGTCGACGCGGCCGCCCCGGTCGCTCTGGTGAGCGCCGTCCGCGAGGAACTCCGTCACCTGCGCAGCGGGGTCCGGGCGGCCGTGCACCTGCTCGTCGTCCGCGGCGGCCTCGTCCGGGTGGCCGACGCCGACCCCGACGTGGGCCTGCCCGTCGGCCACGGCGGTCCCGCCCCGCTCGGGTCGGCCGTGGCCGAGGTCCTCGCCGGCTGCGCCGAGTGCCGGTACGACGACGACCCCGTCCGCGGGCTCACGGCGCTCGCCGTCGCGGTGCGCAACCCCGACGACGAACTCGTCGCCGTCCTGCTCGCGACCTGCCCGACGACCGCGACGATCGGGGTCGCCGGCTACGCCTCGCGCCTGCACGGGGTCGCGAAGGCGCTCGGACCGCTGCTGGGTTGAGACCGGGGCTCAGCCGGGCAGCAGACCCATCGCCTCCACCGCCGAGCGGGCCGTCTCCAGCGAGCTGAACCCGGGGGAGTAGCCGAGGAGGCGCCGGGCCTTCCCGGTGCTGGCGGAGTGGCTGCGGGACAGGTGCTCCCAGCTCGCGTCGGCGTGCTCGCCGTAGGCCCCGCGGAACTCCTCCCAGCTCACGAACCGCAGGTTCGCGCTCCGGCCCCACCACCCCGCGGCGGCCTCGGCGAAACCGCGCGCCGTCAGCGCCCGGTCGGAGACGACGTGGAAGCTCTCACCGACGGCGGCCTCCGGGTTCGCCACGGCGAGCTCGAACCCCTGGGCCACGTCGTCGGCGTGGACGTGGTGCATGGTCTCCAGCCCGAGTCCGGGGACGAGGAGTTCCCCGCCGCTCGACAGCTGCTCCCACACGGCGGGGTCGAGGTTGCCCAGCGGGGTGATGACGGGCCAGCCCGGGCCGCTGATGTGGCCGGGGTGCAGGACGGTGCTCCGCAGCCCGCCGGAACGGGTCTCGGCGAGCAGCAGTTCCTCGATCGCGTTCTTCTGCGTCCCGTACTCCCCGAACGGCTCGCGGGGGTCGTCCTCGCGCAACGGCGAGAACGCCGCCCGGCCGTGGACCCAGATCGTGCCGCAGTGGGCCAGGAACGCGCCGGTCGGGCGCAACGCCTCGACCAGCCGGCGCGCGGAGTCCGGGGTGAAGCAGACCAGGTCGACGACGGCGTCGGGTCGCAGGTCCACGAGGTCCGCGCCGAAGGTGTCGGCGTCGCGGTCGAGGACGACCCGGTCGACCTGTTCCCAGGCCGGGTCGGGGTGGTAGGGCTCGCGGGTTCCGCGGGTCACCGCGCTCACCCGGTGCCCGGCCCGCACCAGGCGCGGGACGAGGTAGCTGCCGATGTGGCCGGTGGCCCCGGTGACGACGACGTGCACGGTTGCTCCTCAGGTCCAGGGGTTGACGAGTGCGGCCGCGTCGACCGTCGGGTCGATGACCTCGACGAGCGCGGCGAGCACGATCGCGACCCCGACGGCGCCGGGGTCGGGGGTTCCGAGGGCACGTTCGCCCAGGTAGCTCGCGCGGCCCCGGCGGGGCAGCAGGTCGGCCGTCGCGGCCGCCCCCTCCACCGCGGCCCGCAGCAGGTCCGCGGCGTCACCGCTCGAGTTCGCGGCCGCGTGCAGGGTGTCCGCCATCGTCCGGTCGCCCGGGCGGGCACCACCGACGCGCTGCACGGCCTCGAGCGCGGAACGCAGCCCGGCGCGCACGGCGTCCACGCCCGAACCGTCGGTCAGCGCGGTGCGCAGGTTCTGGAAGAGCAACCCGTAGAGCGGGCCGCTGGAACCCCCGACGTGGTCGAGGAACGCCTGCTCCACCGCGCGCAGCCCCGGTTGCGGTTCGTCCTCGGCCACGCGCGAGGCGAGGGCCGTGCGGGTCCCGCCGTCGAGGTTGTCGCCGAAGTCGCCGTCGCCGGTGACCTGGTCCAGGCGGGTCAGTTCGGGTTTCGCCGCGCTCACGAGACGGCCGAGCGCGGTGAGGAACGGGTCGTCGCGGACCTCGCGTCCACCGGTGTCGGCCTGCGCCGCCGCCGCGACCACGGTGCCCACGGGTTCGGTGCTGGGCAGCGCGGGGGTGGCCGTGGGGGCGGCCAGGTGCTCGACCCACCCGGGTTCCAGGGCCGTCAGGGTGATCGAGAAACCCCGCATGTCCAGGGCCGCCACGTAGGTCCCGGCCAGTGCCGCCGCCAGCGTGAGACCCCGCTCGTCCAGTCCCCGCGCCACCCGGTCCAGCACCGAGTAGACCTCCAGCCCGGTCGCGGCGCCGAGACCGTTCACCAGGACCGCGTACCCGGTGGGGGTGGCGGGGACCGCGGCGAGGAGTTCCTGCAGCATGCGGTCCACGACCTCCTCGCTGCCGGGCCGGTCGATGGTGGAGACCGCCCGTTCGCCGTGGATCCCGACCCCGTACTCCAACTGCCCGGCGGGCAGGTCGAACGCGGGTCCGGTCCCGCCGGGAGCGGTGTGCGCCCGGGAGGCGACGGCGAGGCTGCGGGAGGCCGCGACGACGCGGCGGCCGAGGTCGGCGAGGTCGGCGAGCGACGCCCCGGAATCGGCCGCGGCGGCGAGGACCTTCTCGACGAGGACCGTCGCCCCGGTTCCCCGCCGGCCGGTCTCCGCCGCCTCGTTCTCGGTCGCGAGGT
This region includes:
- a CDS encoding APC family permease, with product MASTTNSTVAPPVEERRLSGKLGVGSIVFMVVAAAAPLTVVGGSVPIGISIGNGAGYPAMYAIGAVILFFFAVGFVAMTRYVPNAGAFYTYIGAGLGRLHGLGGSFLALLTYQTIQAAVYGYLGAALGGVVHDDLGGPDLPWWVWAGLSIAVVGLLGFRHIDLSSKVLGVLLVAEIGIVLVVDAGVVLSGGGDEGFSTASITPSGIASGAPGIGLMFALAGFIGFECTAVFRDEARDPDKTIPRATYASLALIGVFYTLSAWSIVSAWGDQGAVAEAGSDPEGMVVRTATDYVGRVAGDVVQALLLTSLFACVLSFHNVINRYVFSMANTGVLPRSWGRSHHRHHSPHVASLLQTGASVVLVAVFVAAGLDPILQVYTWMSGVATLGFILLMLLTCVAVLVFFARNRVDNRVWNTRVAPAVGVVGLGFTAYLTATNFGLLVGGWTVGAVFLVLTIASYLVGPLVGALKPSADPMAVSEFEAALDAGAEVPAQIRSTSATEDHA
- a CDS encoding APC family permease, with the protein product MLRPTSPVTGLRRRRLGPLEVLAQSVAATAPAAAMATSPGQAFALAGAPPSALAYLAATVVVLLVSSSVGQFSRRMVAPGSLYSFTAKGLGGTAATIAGGALVVGYGFLVAGALTGAATSGVALMEKVAPGVSGPVPVVLTITLLGVLVAGFSVRGAGVSARLGLALEVVSISIVVVVLGIALAAAFSRYGVPHPSVVLDGGGHPFGPGGQGLLLAVTAFVGFESAGSLASESRRPLSVVPRVVRWTALTSGLLYVLAAAAQAVVFAGTPGLGGVPLPLAAAVSVLADPTLAAVLELGILASFVGCASGSLTALVRLVFTMSREGVVPRALGRTGPRGTPALAVVVATALAVAVPAGVLLLGVSPADTLRGLLVVGTCGYVGGYVLVCLAAPFFLHRIGELTAPPVVVAVVASLALVAVLGACTAWAVSAGGGWVLTASALLGLGVVRAVVLRVRRPSLVAGIGLYDETVRRDVLS
- a CDS encoding helix-turn-helix domain-containing protein, whose translation is MSDLTGRQPKAITSAVHLLEAVAHAGPGVSAAELAAATGIPRATAYRLLNLLVAEELLVRMPDLSGFALGARVGALVDAAAPVALVSAVREELRHLRSGVRAAVHLLVVRGGLVRVADADPDVGLPVGHGGPAPLGSAVAEVLAGCAECRYDDDPVRGLTALAVAVRNPDDELVAVLLATCPTTATIGVAGYASRLHGVAKALGPLLG
- a CDS encoding NAD-dependent epimerase/dehydratase family protein — protein: MHVVVTGATGHIGSYLVPRLVRAGHRVSAVTRGTREPYHPDPAWEQVDRVVLDRDADTFGADLVDLRPDAVVDLVCFTPDSARRLVEALRPTGAFLAHCGTIWVHGRAAFSPLREDDPREPFGEYGTQKNAIEELLLAETRSGGLRSTVLHPGHISGPGWPVITPLGNLDPAVWEQLSSGGELLVPGLGLETMHHVHADDVAQGFELAVANPEAAVGESFHVVSDRALTARGFAEAAAGWWGRSANLRFVSWEEFRGAYGEHADASWEHLSRSHSASTGKARRLLGYSPGFSSLETARSAVEAMGLLPG
- a CDS encoding dihydroxyacetone kinase subunit DhaK, with the translated sequence MSTRPDQFSTGDDPIASALAGFARAHGATVRVSLDPAYVVAADPAPTRRVALVSGGGSGHEPLHTGFVGRGGLDAAIPGQVFASPHNQQIFAGARAAALPGGVLLVVKNYTGDVINFRIAAERLRAEGIDVETVLVDDDLATENEAAETGRRGTGATVLVEKVLAAAADSGASLADLADLGRRVVAASRSLAVASRAHTAPGGTGPAFDLPAGQLEYGVGIHGERAVSTIDRPGSEEVVDRMLQELLAAVPATPTGYAVLVNGLGAATGLEVYSVLDRVARGLDERGLTLAAALAGTYVAALDMRGFSITLTALEPGWVEHLAAPTATPALPSTEPVGTVVAAAAQADTGGREVRDDPFLTALGRLVSAAKPELTRLDQVTGDGDFGDNLDGGTRTALASRVAEDEPQPGLRAVEQAFLDHVGGSSGPLYGLLFQNLRTALTDGSGVDAVRAGLRSALEAVQRVGGARPGDRTMADTLHAAANSSGDAADLLRAAVEGAAATADLLPRRGRASYLGERALGTPDPGAVGVAIVLAALVEVIDPTVDAAALVNPWT